From the genome of bacterium, one region includes:
- a CDS encoding DHH family phosphoesterase: MTYSDALLRELRSFLCSPRVLISSHMRPDPDAIGSVLALREAVIQCGGRPTCMLEDACPPRCHILTGSAEIQVARETQLRERFNDVIVVDSGNRDRIGEVDDHIAPNARIANIDHHISNTKFGSLNIVDTDAAASGELLFGLFTALDLPISQTMATNLLAGILTDTGRFRHANASPASLRVAAALVESGASLSELTERLYYSIPAHDVRSTAQILATLELHADGQISTMFVTREYVVEDPDNLVDLGRAIEGVEVAVLFGNERRPDQSFIAVEVPSKCLRDRRVLWRRRT, encoded by the coding sequence GTGACGTACAGCGATGCGCTATTGCGCGAGCTGCGCTCGTTTCTTTGTTCACCGCGCGTCTTGATCTCCTCGCACATGCGGCCAGATCCAGACGCAATCGGTTCGGTGCTTGCCTTGCGCGAAGCGGTCATCCAATGCGGAGGCCGGCCGACCTGTATGCTCGAAGACGCCTGCCCGCCACGCTGTCACATCCTCACGGGATCGGCGGAGATTCAAGTTGCCCGCGAGACGCAGCTCCGCGAACGATTCAACGACGTAATCGTGGTGGATTCAGGCAATCGCGATCGAATTGGCGAGGTGGATGACCACATTGCGCCAAACGCGCGCATCGCCAACATTGATCATCACATTTCTAATACGAAGTTTGGCAGTCTGAACATCGTGGACACCGATGCCGCCGCATCGGGCGAACTGCTGTTCGGTTTATTCACGGCGCTTGATCTGCCGATCAGCCAAACGATGGCCACCAATCTGCTCGCGGGAATCTTGACCGATACCGGCCGGTTCCGACACGCGAATGCATCGCCCGCGTCGTTACGCGTGGCGGCCGCGCTTGTGGAATCCGGCGCATCGCTGTCCGAGCTAACCGAACGGCTCTACTATTCGATTCCGGCGCATGACGTGCGTTCGACCGCGCAGATTCTGGCAACGCTTGAATTGCACGCGGATGGTCAGATCTCGACGATGTTCGTCACACGCGAATATGTCGTCGAGGATCCTGATAACCTGGTGGACCTCGGGCGCGCCATTGAAGGAGTGGAAGTAGCTGTGCTGTTCGGAAATGAAAGACGACCGGATCAGAGTTTCATTGCGGTCGAAGTCCCGAGTAAATGTCTCCGCGATCGCCGAGTCCTTTGGCGGCGGCGGACATGA
- a CDS encoding polyribonucleotide nucleotidyltransferase, whose protein sequence is MTQETLELGGLQLTLETGRMAKQAQGSIWLTYGDTTVLATVCANLDADTDFDFMPLTVDYREKLYSVGRIPGGFFKREGRPSEKETLSARLTDRPLRPLFPDGFNKEVQIMINVFSSDSEHDPDVLGTIAASAALAISEVPFNGPVGSVRMGYVDGEYVVNPTFKQLEESSFDVVVSGTAESIMMIEGLARLVDEDTFLGAIELAHAEIKRIVALQQALVAKVGKPKFNFVPAEGNKALDERLVRDYDKHVAGLLKITEKQARKTAMKAIVKEAAAALEEEFPEADGDIKSWINARFDLLVRKQVVHDKVRLDGRGHTDIRPITCDIDVLPRVHGSALFTRGQTQALGAITLGAKFDEQKVDGLDGVYFKPYMLHYNFPPFSVGEVRKFLGQSRREVGHGNLAWRAIQPVLPSWDDFPYTVRVVSEVLESNGSSSMATVCAGCLSLMAGGVPIKAPVAGIAMGLIEEDGKVAILSDILGDEDHLGDMDFKVTGNEEGITACQMDIKMAGVSIELMRTAILQARAGIAHILGKMREAIAVPRPMISPFAPRIAFVTVDPDKIGLIIGPGGRTIRDIIARSGAQIDIEDTGRICVSGPSSEEVEKALDILRGMTENPEVGKVYDGRVTKVTDFGAFVEILPGREGLLHISEIEHHRVVKVSDHLNVGDPVNVKLVKITPEGKLDLSRKALLPRPEGMPAEEPREHRERRSGPGGPGGGPGRDKHRGDRKPRSEKVEDEE, encoded by the coding sequence ATGACGCAAGAAACACTTGAATTAGGCGGTTTGCAACTTACGCTCGAAACCGGTCGCATGGCCAAGCAGGCCCAAGGTTCGATCTGGTTGACGTATGGCGATACGACTGTGCTGGCTACGGTCTGCGCGAATCTCGATGCAGACACGGATTTTGACTTCATGCCGCTGACCGTGGACTACCGCGAAAAGCTCTACTCCGTGGGCCGCATCCCCGGCGGGTTTTTCAAGCGGGAAGGCCGACCGTCGGAGAAGGAAACGCTGTCGGCGCGTTTGACGGATCGTCCGTTGCGCCCGCTGTTTCCTGATGGATTCAACAAAGAAGTTCAGATCATGATCAATGTCTTCTCATCAGACAGCGAGCATGATCCGGACGTACTGGGCACCATCGCCGCCTCGGCGGCGCTGGCGATTTCAGAAGTCCCGTTTAATGGGCCGGTCGGCTCAGTGCGCATGGGTTACGTGGACGGTGAATATGTCGTCAACCCGACGTTTAAGCAGCTTGAAGAGTCGTCCTTCGACGTCGTGGTCTCCGGCACCGCCGAGTCCATCATGATGATCGAAGGCTTGGCGCGCCTGGTGGACGAAGACACGTTCCTGGGAGCAATTGAGCTCGCTCACGCTGAGATCAAGCGCATTGTCGCTTTGCAGCAGGCTCTGGTCGCCAAGGTTGGCAAACCCAAATTCAATTTTGTTCCCGCCGAGGGCAACAAGGCGCTCGACGAGCGTCTCGTGCGCGACTACGATAAGCATGTCGCGGGTCTGTTGAAGATCACCGAGAAGCAGGCGCGCAAGACCGCCATGAAGGCAATCGTTAAGGAAGCTGCGGCGGCGCTTGAAGAAGAATTCCCGGAAGCTGACGGCGATATCAAGTCGTGGATCAATGCGCGCTTCGACCTGCTTGTGCGCAAGCAAGTCGTGCACGATAAGGTGCGCCTTGACGGACGCGGACATACGGACATACGCCCGATCACGTGCGATATAGACGTCCTGCCGCGTGTCCACGGCAGCGCCCTCTTTACGCGCGGTCAGACGCAAGCGCTCGGTGCGATAACCCTCGGCGCGAAGTTCGACGAGCAGAAGGTGGATGGCCTCGACGGCGTCTATTTCAAACCGTACATGCTGCACTATAACTTCCCGCCATTCAGTGTCGGTGAAGTGCGTAAGTTCCTCGGACAGTCGCGGCGTGAAGTCGGTCACGGCAATCTGGCGTGGCGCGCAATTCAGCCGGTGCTGCCGTCTTGGGATGATTTCCCCTACACCGTGCGTGTCGTATCCGAAGTGCTCGAATCCAACGGCAGCTCGTCCATGGCGACGGTCTGTGCAGGATGTCTGTCACTGATGGCCGGCGGCGTGCCCATCAAGGCCCCGGTCGCGGGTATCGCCATGGGCTTGATTGAAGAAGACGGCAAGGTGGCCATCTTGTCCGATATCCTCGGTGACGAAGATCATCTGGGTGACATGGACTTTAAGGTGACGGGCAACGAAGAAGGTATCACGGCCTGTCAGATGGACATCAAAATGGCCGGCGTTTCGATTGAATTGATGCGCACCGCGATTCTACAGGCTCGCGCCGGTATCGCTCATATCCTGGGCAAGATGCGCGAGGCGATTGCCGTGCCGCGTCCGATGATTTCGCCGTTTGCACCGCGCATTGCCTTTGTCACGGTGGATCCCGATAAGATCGGCCTGATCATTGGACCTGGCGGCCGCACGATCCGCGATATTATCGCTCGCAGTGGCGCGCAGATTGACATCGAAGATACCGGACGTATCTGCGTTTCGGGTCCGAGTTCTGAAGAAGTTGAGAAGGCACTGGACATCCTGCGCGGCATGACGGAGAATCCGGAAGTCGGCAAGGTCTACGATGGCCGGGTAACGAAGGTCACTGATTTTGGTGCGTTCGTTGAGATTCTGCCGGGCCGCGAAGGTCTTCTGCACATCAGCGAAATCGAACATCACCGCGTGGTCAAGGTCTCCGATCATTTGAACGTCGGCGACCCCGTGAACGTCAAGCTGGTCAAGATCACGCCGGAAGGCAAACTGGATCTGTCGCGCAAGGCGCTGTTGCCGCGTCCGGAAGGCATGCCTGCTGAAGAACCACGCGAACATCGCGAACGGCGCAGTGGCCCCGGCGGTCCCGGCGGCGGTCCAGGACGTGACAAGCATCGCGGCGACCGTAAGCCCCGCAGCGAAAAGGTCGAGGATGAGGAATAA
- a CDS encoding bifunctional riboflavin kinase/FAD synthetase — protein sequence MIIHRDRLAQDVLQGKRSAVTVGSLDGLHVGHQVILNRLKELAAQHGEAPIVVTFDPHPRSLVDGGIRPISLLQSSAEKHDTLRTLGVEHLLVLSFDETIRRLSAREFIEQYVLRAWQANRIVAGYNHSFGKDRSGDRESLITMGRELNFGVEILPPVSVDGQTVSSTTIRRMLMEGELPSANAMLGRPYTLSGRVVRGFGRGRRMGCPTANLEEFASGKLIPRDGIYAAFAIVDGTDYPAAVSIGFNPTFGGQRHSVEAHILDFDRDLYGAVLTLKFVKRLRGEIKFSGEAALSDQMRQDLADIRDILRAEGYGDGPRPSQQQQAFRQQQ from the coding sequence ATGATCATTCATCGCGACCGTCTTGCGCAGGATGTACTGCAGGGGAAGCGCTCCGCCGTCACGGTCGGCAGTCTGGATGGATTGCATGTGGGCCATCAGGTGATACTTAACCGCCTGAAAGAGCTTGCCGCGCAACACGGTGAAGCGCCGATTGTCGTCACGTTTGACCCGCATCCGCGTTCACTCGTGGACGGCGGGATCCGACCGATTTCTCTGCTGCAGAGTAGCGCCGAGAAACATGACACCCTGCGGACGTTAGGCGTCGAGCACTTGTTGGTGCTGTCCTTCGACGAGACCATTCGTAGACTGTCCGCGCGTGAGTTCATCGAGCAGTATGTCTTGCGCGCATGGCAGGCGAATCGTATTGTGGCCGGATATAATCATTCATTCGGCAAGGACCGATCGGGCGACCGCGAGAGCCTGATTACAATGGGGCGTGAACTCAACTTCGGAGTTGAGATTCTGCCGCCCGTAAGCGTGGACGGACAAACGGTGTCGTCTACGACCATTCGCCGAATGCTGATGGAAGGCGAATTGCCGTCCGCCAATGCGATGCTGGGACGGCCCTACACTCTGAGCGGCAGGGTTGTCCGCGGTTTCGGACGTGGTCGGCGAATGGGATGCCCGACCGCAAATCTCGAGGAGTTCGCCAGCGGCAAACTGATCCCGCGCGACGGAATCTATGCCGCGTTCGCCATCGTTGACGGGACGGACTATCCCGCGGCGGTTTCGATTGGGTTCAATCCGACGTTCGGTGGTCAACGGCATAGTGTGGAAGCCCACATCCTGGATTTTGACCGTGACCTCTACGGCGCCGTGCTGACCTTGAAGTTCGTCAAACGACTGCGCGGCGAAATCAAGTTCAGCGGTGAAGCGGCCCTGTCGGATCAAATGCGGCAGGATCTGGCCGACATTCGCGACATTTTGCGCGCGGAAGGCTACGGTGACGGTCCGCGACCCTCGCAGCAACAACAAGCATTTAGACAACAACAATAA
- the rbfA gene encoding 30S ribosome-binding factor RbfA, producing the protein MSNLLRLNSNGPRRPLRIAAELEREMPGMIREIAQLDSNIILTVTAVKVSDDLSMAQVFFSILGPTDKFIETERLLNKLRGKFRTAIAKRFVMRQHPDVRFTYDEIPAKAARIEELLKQARGGETE; encoded by the coding sequence ATGTCTAATCTATTGCGATTGAACTCAAACGGACCGCGCCGCCCGCTGCGCATTGCCGCCGAGCTCGAGCGCGAGATGCCGGGCATGATCCGCGAAATCGCGCAACTGGATTCGAATATCATCCTTACGGTGACGGCCGTCAAAGTCAGCGATGACCTGTCCATGGCTCAAGTGTTCTTCAGCATTTTGGGACCAACAGACAAGTTTATCGAGACGGAACGGCTGCTGAATAAACTGCGCGGGAAATTCCGCACCGCGATTGCCAAACGTTTTGTCATGCGGCAGCATCCGGATGTGCGCTTCACCTATGACGAGATTCCGGCGAAGGCGGCGCGCATCGAAGAACTTCTGAAGCAGGCGCGCGGCGGGGAGACCGAGTGA
- the infB gene encoding translation initiation factor IF-2 produces the protein MSSAKQKKIYQVAKELNVASPAIVEFLEDRGYDVSKSPKHMSPMTDEMYDEVVKKFDPGRWQQMHAAETQTEAEHRRIESEKARSGQLEELLASAATQAIDSAATLIQQVEAEEAKRENERLTEAEREQLRLDEEARQREAEEEKAKREAEERAAERALKEKEEIAKRRKEIEAQRASDEARRKAREEAAKARAEGRPARPGESRPGERRPAGGGTPRPGEGARPQGTGPRPPGAGGPRPAPTGPRVPRPATPGATPAATTDAAADARKRRAPTKADIERLEKQKRLIAAQKQEKTKRTPEDDSRSRRKAKPAKRKEVNQAEVDASIRQTLASMDSGKRRAKRRDKITGELIETQDNVLQLTEFVSTQELANLMDVETAEVIKKFFLMGKLVTINQRLERDLIEVIADEFSFRVEFVSDEEEVEQELEEEADNPEDLTPRPPVVTVMGHVDHGKTSLLDFLRKTSVIAQEHGGITQHIGAYEVDRNGRSITFLDTPGHEAFTAMRARGAQVTDLVILVVAADDQVRPQTIEALNHAQSADVPVIVAINKVDKANADPEKIRKQLADHNVLVEQWGGKVQSAEISAKFGQGIDTLLEEVLLAADILELKGNAKRRARATVIETRIDKGRGVVATLIVTNGTLNVGDYFVAGQQYGKVRTLLDETGRQIDHVGPGRPAQVVGFSGAPQAGDSFVSFDTEREVKDIAMRRQLLQREQTFRQIRMLSLDQISQRIREGEVRELPLIIKGDADGSVEAICDQLQRLGTKEVAVKIVHRGVGAISESDVLLAAATGSIILGFHVHPNLKAREFAMRESVDIRVYRIIYEMENDVRTALEGMLRPDKREDVVGLIEVRQTFHIPSTGTIAGCFVVSGVIKRQSQIRLLREGKQIWAGTIGSLKRFKNDASEVKSGYECGILLNGMSDVREGDSIEVIQIVEVKRTLEQSVA, from the coding sequence TTGAGTTCCGCCAAGCAGAAGAAGATTTATCAGGTTGCCAAAGAGCTTAACGTCGCCAGTCCGGCGATTGTCGAGTTCCTGGAAGACCGCGGTTACGACGTTTCGAAATCGCCGAAGCATATGTCTCCCATGACGGACGAGATGTATGATGAAGTGGTCAAGAAATTCGATCCCGGGCGCTGGCAACAGATGCACGCGGCGGAAACGCAGACCGAGGCCGAGCATCGGCGTATCGAGTCCGAGAAGGCGCGTTCCGGTCAGTTGGAAGAGCTCCTCGCTTCGGCGGCGACCCAGGCGATTGATTCCGCCGCGACGCTGATTCAACAAGTCGAAGCCGAAGAAGCCAAACGCGAAAATGAACGCCTCACTGAAGCGGAACGCGAACAGCTCCGCTTAGACGAAGAGGCGCGCCAGCGCGAAGCCGAAGAAGAAAAGGCGAAACGCGAGGCGGAAGAACGCGCGGCAGAGCGGGCGCTCAAGGAAAAAGAAGAGATCGCCAAGCGCCGAAAAGAGATTGAAGCGCAGCGCGCATCGGACGAAGCCCGACGTAAGGCCCGTGAAGAGGCGGCTAAAGCACGGGCGGAAGGTCGCCCGGCCCGACCGGGTGAAAGTCGGCCTGGCGAGCGTCGTCCTGCGGGCGGTGGCACGCCGCGACCGGGGGAAGGCGCCCGTCCGCAAGGGACCGGACCTCGTCCACCAGGAGCTGGCGGCCCGCGGCCTGCGCCGACGGGACCGCGCGTTCCGCGCCCAGCTACGCCGGGCGCCACACCTGCTGCAACGACGGACGCCGCTGCCGATGCGCGCAAGAGACGCGCTCCGACAAAGGCTGATATCGAGCGTCTCGAAAAGCAGAAACGGTTGATCGCCGCGCAGAAGCAAGAGAAGACTAAGCGCACGCCCGAAGACGATTCTCGTTCACGCCGCAAAGCGAAACCGGCCAAGCGCAAAGAGGTCAATCAGGCCGAAGTTGACGCGTCAATCCGGCAGACGCTGGCGTCCATGGATTCGGGCAAGCGCCGCGCCAAGCGCCGTGATAAGATTACGGGTGAACTGATTGAGACGCAAGACAACGTCTTGCAGTTGACCGAGTTCGTCTCGACGCAGGAGCTCGCCAACCTGATGGATGTTGAGACCGCGGAAGTCATCAAAAAGTTCTTCCTGATGGGCAAGCTCGTGACGATCAATCAGCGGCTCGAGCGTGACTTGATTGAAGTGATCGCCGATGAGTTCAGTTTCAGAGTTGAATTTGTCAGTGACGAAGAGGAAGTCGAGCAGGAGCTTGAGGAAGAGGCCGACAATCCTGAAGATCTGACGCCGCGCCCGCCGGTTGTGACCGTCATGGGTCACGTTGACCACGGCAAAACGTCCCTTCTGGATTTCCTGCGCAAGACCTCGGTCATCGCGCAGGAGCACGGCGGCATCACGCAGCATATCGGTGCGTATGAGGTTGACCGTAACGGCCGTTCGATCACTTTCCTCGACACGCCCGGTCACGAGGCGTTTACGGCGATGCGCGCACGCGGCGCGCAGGTGACCGACCTTGTGATTCTGGTGGTGGCGGCCGACGACCAGGTGAGACCGCAGACAATCGAAGCGCTGAATCACGCGCAGTCCGCGGACGTGCCGGTTATCGTGGCCATTAACAAGGTGGACAAGGCCAACGCCGATCCCGAGAAGATTCGTAAGCAGTTGGCTGATCACAATGTGCTCGTTGAACAGTGGGGCGGAAAGGTACAATCGGCGGAAATCTCAGCAAAGTTCGGTCAGGGAATTGACACGCTGCTTGAGGAAGTTCTGCTGGCCGCGGATATTCTCGAGTTGAAGGGCAATGCCAAGCGTCGGGCGCGGGCAACGGTTATCGAAACGCGCATTGACAAGGGCCGCGGCGTGGTGGCCACGCTGATCGTTACAAACGGCACGCTGAATGTCGGCGACTATTTCGTGGCTGGTCAGCAATACGGCAAGGTGCGCACGCTGCTCGATGAGACCGGACGACAGATTGATCATGTCGGTCCGGGCCGTCCCGCGCAGGTTGTCGGATTCTCGGGCGCACCACAGGCCGGCGACTCGTTTGTGTCGTTTGATACAGAGCGGGAAGTCAAGGACATCGCGATGCGTCGGCAGCTGCTGCAGCGCGAGCAGACTTTCCGCCAGATTCGCATGCTCAGCCTGGACCAGATCTCGCAGCGCATTCGCGAAGGCGAAGTACGCGAACTGCCGCTTATTATCAAGGGCGACGCGGACGGTTCGGTGGAGGCCATTTGCGATCAGTTGCAACGCCTTGGCACCAAGGAAGTTGCCGTGAAGATCGTTCACCGAGGCGTGGGCGCGATCAGCGAGAGCGATGTGCTCTTGGCCGCGGCCACTGGTTCGATCATTCTCGGATTCCACGTGCATCCCAATCTGAAGGCGCGAGAATTTGCGATGCGCGAGAGCGTGGACATACGCGTCTATCGCATCATCTATGAAATGGAAAATGACGTGCGCACGGCGCTCGAAGGCATGTTGCGTCCGGACAAGCGTGAAGACGTTGTCGGCCTGATCGAAGTTCGACAGACGTTCCACATTCCGTCCACGGGGACGATTGCCGGCTGCTTCGTCGTATCGGGAGTCATCAAGCGCCAGAGCCAGATTCGCCTGCTTCGCGAAGGCAAGCAAATTTGGGCGGGTACGATCGGGTCGCTCAAGCGATTCAAGAACGACGCCAGCGAAGTTAAGTCAGGTTATGAATGCGGCATCCTCTTGAACGGCATGAGCGACGTTCGCGAGGGCGATTCGATTGAAGTCATTCAAATCGTCGAGGTCAAACGTACACTCGAGCAATCGGTGGCATGA
- the nusA gene encoding transcription termination factor NusA → MNSPIVEAIGQILQDKSIDRDAFREIIESVFHAMIKKKYGNAENFDVIFNIDKGDIEIFCEKEIVDDDDVLDPVTQMPLSRALRLDPDLDIGDTYAELVNIEEFGRRLVMTARQNLTQKIREIEKENIFNEFSARLGEIVTGEIHQINRKELRVHLDRYEALMPKSEQVYNEKYIRGKAVRAVIKDVRRTTKDPEVIISRAAPEFVTRLFELEVPEIFDNIIEIMGVAREAGDRTKIAVRSHDKRIDPVGACVGMKGIRIQAIVRELGGEKIDIIHWSADPEIYVKRAMSPATPLLVVYDQDSATATVVVPDDQIQFAIGKRGQNLRLASELTSVPIEPIKESEYLAPEPLQISEVGELDDETKKRLIEAGFETADDVLDAGDVKVMEATKFELGRVRQIMDVLNTYFVTDEEPTADKAAPESRTAANDSRAESKLEG, encoded by the coding sequence ATGAATTCACCAATTGTCGAAGCCATCGGGCAGATTCTGCAAGACAAGAGCATTGACCGCGACGCGTTTCGCGAGATCATCGAGAGCGTGTTCCACGCCATGATCAAGAAGAAATACGGGAATGCCGAGAACTTCGACGTCATTTTCAATATTGACAAGGGCGACATCGAAATCTTCTGCGAGAAAGAAATCGTGGACGACGACGACGTGCTCGATCCGGTGACGCAGATGCCGCTGTCCCGGGCGCTGCGGCTTGATCCCGACCTGGATATCGGCGATACGTATGCAGAGCTCGTGAATATCGAAGAGTTCGGCCGTCGTTTGGTCATGACGGCGCGACAGAACTTGACGCAGAAGATTCGCGAAATCGAGAAAGAGAACATCTTCAACGAGTTCTCGGCGCGCTTGGGCGAAATCGTGACGGGCGAGATTCACCAGATCAACCGCAAAGAATTGCGAGTTCATCTTGATCGCTACGAAGCACTCATGCCGAAATCGGAGCAGGTCTACAACGAGAAGTACATTCGCGGGAAAGCGGTACGCGCCGTCATCAAGGACGTGCGCCGCACGACCAAGGATCCCGAAGTCATTATCTCGCGCGCGGCTCCCGAATTCGTGACGCGCTTGTTTGAATTGGAAGTTCCGGAAATCTTCGACAACATCATCGAGATCATGGGCGTGGCTCGCGAAGCCGGCGACCGCACCAAAATCGCCGTGCGCAGTCACGACAAGCGGATTGATCCGGTCGGCGCGTGCGTCGGCATGAAGGGCATTCGTATTCAGGCGATTGTGCGCGAACTGGGCGGCGAAAAAATTGACATTATTCACTGGAGCGCCGATCCCGAGATCTACGTCAAACGCGCGATGTCTCCCGCGACGCCGCTGCTGGTTGTCTACGATCAGGATTCGGCCACGGCGACCGTGGTCGTGCCGGACGATCAGATTCAGTTTGCCATCGGCAAGCGCGGTCAGAACCTGCGACTGGCCAGTGAATTGACGAGTGTGCCGATTGAACCGATTAAGGAATCGGAGTATCTCGCGCCTGAGCCGCTGCAGATTTCGGAAGTCGGCGAGCTCGACGATGAGACGAAGAAGCGCCTGATCGAAGCCGGATTCGAAACGGCCGACGACGTGCTCGATGCGGGCGACGTCAAGGTAATGGAAGCGACGAAGTTCGAATTGGGTCGCGTGCGCCAGATCATGGACGTGCTCAACACGTACTTCGTAACGGACGAAGAGCCGACGGCCGACAAAGCCGCGCCGGAGTCCCGCACGGCCGCGAATGATTCGCGCGCCGAGTCTAAACTTGAAGGGTGA
- the truB gene encoding tRNA pseudouridine(55) synthase TruB codes for MNELILPIDKPVGWTSFDVVAKLRGGLKWKKVGHAGTLDPAATGLLIILCGDATTRADEFMELGKTYRAVAKLGVVTDSDDLDGEVIAEHDVQWNERLIESELRSFVGEIAQRPPAVSAIRIGGKRSYKLARAGRAVELPERPVHVHSLDIVEMNKPFVTFEMRCSKGTYVRSIARDLGERLGCGGTLAALRRTAVGPIEVRDAWTLSAALAIPEFRGNRS; via the coding sequence TTGAACGAACTCATTTTGCCGATTGACAAGCCGGTTGGGTGGACGTCCTTTGATGTAGTCGCCAAGCTGCGCGGCGGTTTGAAATGGAAAAAGGTCGGGCATGCCGGAACGTTGGACCCGGCGGCAACCGGCCTGCTGATTATTCTGTGCGGTGACGCAACAACTCGCGCCGATGAGTTCATGGAGCTCGGGAAGACGTACCGCGCGGTCGCAAAACTCGGCGTCGTTACCGACAGCGACGATTTAGACGGCGAGGTCATCGCTGAGCACGATGTGCAATGGAATGAACGGCTGATCGAATCCGAATTGCGGTCTTTCGTTGGTGAAATTGCGCAGAGACCGCCGGCTGTTTCCGCCATTCGAATCGGCGGCAAACGCAGCTACAAGTTGGCCCGCGCCGGGCGCGCGGTTGAGTTGCCGGAACGACCGGTACACGTGCATTCCCTTGATATCGTCGAAATGAACAAGCCGTTTGTCACATTTGAGATGCGCTGCAGCAAGGGGACTTATGTCCGCTCAATTGCGCGTGACTTGGGTGAGCGGCTCGGCTGCGGCGGTACTCTGGCGGCCTTGCGCCGTACTGCTGTCGGACCGATCGAAGTGCGCGACGCCTGGACGCTCAGCGCGGCACTTGCCATACCTGAGTTCCGGGGGAACCGTTCCTGA
- the rpsO gene encoding 30S ribosomal protein S15, with protein MSEATNPRRQLMDQYGRTQNDTGSPEVQVALLTHRINYLTEHLKTNRKDNHSRRGLLLLVGKRRRLLKYLNKKDVNRYRELVKQLGLRG; from the coding sequence ATGAGTGAAGCTACGAATCCCCGCCGCCAACTGATGGATCAGTATGGCCGCACGCAGAATGACACCGGCAGCCCGGAAGTTCAAGTCGCGCTGCTCACGCACCGTATCAATTACCTGACAGAGCACCTGAAGACCAACCGCAAGGACAATCACTCGCGCCGTGGCCTTCTGCTGCTGGTCGGTAAACGCCGCCGGTTGTTGAAGTACTTGAACAAGAAAGACGTTAATCGCTATCGCGAACTCGTGAAGCAGCTTGGCCTACGCGGCTAA
- a CDS encoding DUF503 domain-containing protein, translating into MKHCVGVMTVTVHLPASHSLKERRSVVNSLKERIANRCNVAILERGADTWQIAEMAFACVTETESQAEELFRRVRELIEMETRVIAMTPHVEYYV; encoded by the coding sequence ATGAAGCATTGCGTGGGCGTGATGACGGTTACCGTTCATTTGCCCGCAAGTCATTCGCTGAAGGAACGGCGCAGCGTCGTCAATTCATTGAAAGAGCGGATTGCAAACCGCTGCAATGTTGCGATTCTTGAAAGAGGTGCCGATACATGGCAGATCGCTGAGATGGCGTTCGCCTGTGTCACCGAGACGGAGAGTCAAGCCGAAGAGTTGTTTCGGCGCGTGCGAGAGTTGATTGAAATGGAAACGCGAGTGATCGCGATGACGCCACACGTGGAGTACTATGTCTAA
- a CDS encoding tetratricopeptide repeat protein, whose product MSKVAAERGGRLTKDDLKHDTLVETAVKVESYYDTHKHTVWMIGGGIVALVIAVLAINTWMGRSAKDESFALMQAKTSYGQGQLADAQSKFQMVQANHGGSAAAEAEYYLARIKFDQGDFSGAKASFEACLNDYSPDAETIQGALAGLASCLEATGQLDEAAAKQIEIADRYSSSPYAPEALSQAARIYLKTNQQDKALTALDRIVRDYPDSQNFQRAKQQADALR is encoded by the coding sequence ATGTCAAAAGTTGCAGCCGAACGCGGCGGTCGCCTGACGAAGGATGACCTCAAGCACGATACGCTGGTCGAGACAGCGGTCAAGGTCGAGAGCTATTACGATACCCACAAGCACACCGTCTGGATGATTGGCGGCGGGATCGTCGCCCTCGTTATCGCTGTGCTGGCGATCAATACCTGGATGGGTAGATCGGCCAAAGACGAGAGTTTTGCGCTAATGCAGGCCAAGACGTCGTACGGGCAGGGCCAGTTGGCCGATGCGCAGTCAAAGTTTCAGATGGTGCAGGCGAATCACGGTGGCTCAGCCGCCGCAGAAGCCGAGTATTATCTCGCCAGAATCAAGTTTGATCAGGGAGATTTCAGTGGCGCCAAGGCCAGCTTCGAGGCGTGTTTGAACGACTACTCGCCGGACGCCGAGACCATTCAGGGGGCCTTGGCCGGGTTGGCGTCCTGTCTGGAGGCCACGGGTCAGTTGGATGAAGCGGCGGCCAAACAGATCGAAATCGCGGATCGTTACTCCTCCTCGCCTTATGCTCCCGAGGCGCTCTCTCAGGCTGCGAGAATCTATCTTAAGACAAATCAGCAAGATAAAGCTCTGACCGCGCTTGACCGAATCGTGCGCGATTATCCGGATTCGCAGAACTTCCAGCGGGCCAAGCAGCAGGCCGACGCCCTGCGGTAA